The following proteins are co-located in the Flammeovirga kamogawensis genome:
- a CDS encoding tetratricopeptide repeat protein yields the protein MGTKQYSLIGIGIVLIIVLALLPKAVVTDNSANAVENNESTAQTEQHSDDDGHDHGSNKVDMASAHSEKLPADTQSKLDSLQDSFESGKGTQNKITVANEAYDLLIRMNKFDRAAEWKLALYGVTDKSEDLKSAADAYYDAFTFAMSEEKSSKMASLARSNYNQYLKLEPKDLNSKVKLGMTYVVSSSPMQGITLIREVIAEEPNHQLAIFNLGLLSMQSGQYDKAVGRFEQLKKLYPEDMEARFYLALALKEVGKKNQAIKELEFINKNADSEDIRVTSSQYLAEWVN from the coding sequence ATGGGAACTAAACAATATAGCCTAATAGGAATAGGAATAGTTTTAATAATTGTATTGGCACTTTTACCAAAAGCGGTAGTTACAGATAATAGTGCAAATGCAGTTGAAAACAACGAAAGTACGGCTCAAACAGAACAACATAGTGATGACGATGGGCATGACCATGGAAGTAATAAAGTAGATATGGCCTCTGCTCATTCAGAGAAGTTACCGGCTGATACACAAAGTAAACTTGACTCACTTCAAGACAGTTTTGAGAGTGGAAAGGGAACTCAAAATAAAATAACTGTTGCAAATGAAGCATATGATTTATTGATTCGAATGAATAAATTTGATCGTGCCGCAGAGTGGAAGTTAGCATTATATGGGGTAACGGATAAATCAGAAGATCTCAAATCTGCAGCCGATGCTTATTATGATGCCTTTACTTTTGCAATGAGTGAAGAAAAATCAAGTAAGATGGCTAGCTTAGCTAGATCTAATTATAATCAATATTTAAAATTAGAACCAAAGGATTTAAATTCGAAGGTTAAGTTAGGTATGACTTATGTAGTTTCTTCATCTCCAATGCAAGGGATTACTTTAATAAGAGAAGTAATTGCAGAAGAACCAAATCATCAGTTAGCAATCTTTAATTTAGGCTTACTTTCAATGCAATCTGGACAATATGATAAAGCTGTAGGTAGATTTGAACAACTAAAAAAATTATATCCTGAAGATATGGAAGCTAGGTTTTATTTGGCTTTAGCTTTGAAAGAAGTTGGTAAGAAAAATCAAGCAATAAAAGAATTGGAATTCATCAATAAAAATGCTGATTCTGAGGATATTCGAGTGACTTCTTCACAATATCTTGCAGAATGGGTGAATTAA
- a CDS encoding HU family DNA-binding protein, translated as MTKAEVITEILRKIEKRQEAQTSNAATMVEVDKEVVGQVLEDFFNVVKDKMAEGNNIYIRRFGSFVNKKRASKKGRDISRGEIIPIPEHFIPSFKPSKEFVEKIKGSDKVRLINEN; from the coding sequence GTGACTAAAGCAGAAGTAATCACAGAAATTCTCAGAAAAATTGAGAAGCGTCAAGAAGCTCAAACTTCAAACGCAGCAACTATGGTTGAAGTAGATAAGGAAGTTGTCGGTCAAGTATTGGAAGATTTCTTTAACGTAGTGAAGGACAAGATGGCAGAAGGTAATAATATCTACATCCGTCGTTTTGGTAGCTTTGTAAATAAAAAGCGTGCAAGTAAAAAAGGAAGAGATATCTCTAGAGGAGAAATTATTCCTATCCCTGAGCACTTTATTCCAAGCTTCAAACCTTCTAAAGAGTTTGTTGAAAAAATTAAAGGTAGTGACAAAGTACGTTTGATTAACGAAAACTAG